The following proteins come from a genomic window of Chlamydiales bacterium:
- a CDS encoding glycosyltransferase family 4 protein, which produces MSLTQNVNQNSFLILGHTRTGMGERVLAYKMEKLIKEAGFSTFPTIDLIDLMGELYEPYGWLNYDLADGGYSPIEGLTSLSLPKAQIALVLSWCFGLAALFATDLCHSHYVVAKLYAHHPNERILPKLYAPAHLLITESLLANERGETYGLDQGKMLYLPHCYVTDDKVEKSNFEIRKSKKRLIGTVARLEYGKNCEFAIEAVRRLVEKGEDVLLYLKGDFCEKSPYPAYKGFMKKILEVYQEEEWLIWDSSYTPFPDVLALYRQFDLLLHPSGAEGGSHVVVEALGLGIPCIVLNCSTHPYLFKDLVTFVNTTGKMYGHQPAFCIPDLEDLVNKLSQDLSPPDLARVSERFDPAIARERIPLLFDPNPDKIKNLYQKDCKLYGL; this is translated from the coding sequence AGAGTCTTAGCATACAAGATGGAGAAACTCATCAAGGAGGCTGGATTTTCCACTTTTCCTACTATTGATCTGATCGATTTGATGGGAGAACTTTATGAACCGTATGGCTGGCTCAATTATGATTTAGCTGATGGAGGGTATTCCCCGATTGAGGGGCTCACGTCTCTTTCTTTGCCTAAAGCTCAAATTGCTCTTGTACTAAGTTGGTGTTTTGGGTTAGCAGCGCTTTTTGCAACGGATCTTTGTCATTCTCACTACGTTGTTGCAAAACTCTATGCTCACCATCCTAATGAACGGATCTTACCTAAACTTTACGCACCTGCTCATCTACTCATTACCGAATCTCTCCTTGCTAATGAGCGAGGAGAGACCTATGGCCTTGATCAGGGGAAGATGCTATATCTTCCACATTGTTATGTGACGGATGATAAAGTAGAAAAATCAAATTTTGAGATCAGAAAGTCAAAAAAACGGCTGATTGGCACAGTTGCGCGATTAGAATATGGAAAAAATTGTGAATTTGCTATTGAAGCTGTTCGTCGTCTTGTCGAAAAAGGAGAAGATGTTCTTCTTTATCTCAAAGGGGATTTTTGTGAAAAGAGCCCCTATCCTGCCTATAAAGGCTTTATGAAAAAGATCTTAGAAGTATACCAAGAAGAAGAATGGCTAATATGGGATTCCAGCTATACACCTTTCCCTGATGTTTTAGCACTCTATAGACAATTTGATCTGCTTCTCCATCCTTCTGGAGCAGAAGGAGGAAGTCATGTGGTGGTAGAAGCCTTAGGATTGGGGATTCCTTGTATTGTGTTGAATTGTAGTACACATCCTTATTTATTTAAGGATCTAGTCACTTTTGTTAATACCACAGGAAAGATGTATGGACATCAACCTGCTTTTTGTATTCCTGATTTGGAAGATCTTGTGAATAAGTTAAGCCAGGATCTTTCTCCTCCAGATCTTGCCCGTGTTTCTGAACGATTTGACCCTGCAATAGCTCGAGAACGTATTCCTCTTCTTTTTGATCCTAATCCAGATAAGATCAAGAATCTCTATCAGAAGGATTGCAAACTTTATGGTCTCTAA